Proteins encoded within one genomic window of Haematobia irritans isolate KBUSLIRL chromosome 5, ASM5000362v1, whole genome shotgun sequence:
- the botv gene encoding exostosin like glycosyltransferase 3 produces the protein MSTNNTLHSSSTQNSIASSTYHLLEDDDDNEKSIKAKSSNTSWLSATTASMNTANTTSVCGFVSVLCGSINSWFRHYRIYKTILLILLLLVLLPLFAHRSLLNPDSDVPQLDLHRQRPLLDAYEDFSSMRASDLKMRIEELLRIKSTVSIELRELEARRQKLQSDIGQYNQKIEELKQDLMREQTELERLKISVEQAQVAQKEAVQRNTPDLALPRTLFPNALPRNMPATSLQTMASCEMHNCFDHSRCSLTSGFPVYLYDPDVYSVLKSGYEIDGFLRTTIKQTLGYNAHIVRDPKQACIYLVLIGEALYEHESLKNNRYAALEEEQKERGSSSNAEKYNAIDMNKLYKLPFWGGDGRNHVLLNLARRNLNSKSTNALLNQNTMRAIVVQSSFEALQFRQNYDLIVPPILGPPGGDVWQECASMVPARRAYLLSFQGELRPLNQPLRSPHPLDDFILDHLTEMSKGPTLDKFLLQFKCIPATEQQDDNAVVDWALCGTDSSRKQILKDSTFALILPPLEKRVSSTLMLARLYEALRSGAIPVILGADEVRLPYSETIDWRRVALLLPKARITELHFLLRAIQDGDLLLMRRQGRLMWERYLSSVQATVDTIIASLRDRLGVPPRPVPPVIAQSVFNNTFIPLKSDPPVGMDTEQEESLGPMEPPYPSPAFKRNYTILRMQSREAWNDWVDPFYMYPQLPFDPVLPSEAKFMGSHMGFRPIGKGSGGAGKEFSEALGGNYPREQFTIVILTYEREQVLMDSLGRLYGLPYLHKVVVVWNSPKPPLDDLRWPDIGVPVAVVRAPRNSLNNRFLPFDVIETEAVLSVDDDAHLRHDEILFGFRVWREHRDRVVGFPGRFHAWDLNDNHHWNYNSNYSCELSMVLTGAAFIHKYYMYLYTYQLPQAIRDKVDEYMNCEDIAMNFLVSHITRKPPVKVTSRWTFRCPGCPVSLSEDDTHFQERHKCINFFSQVFGYTPLLNTQYRADSILFKTRIPHDKQKCFKYI, from the exons ATGAGTACCAATAATACTCTACATTCGTCTTCAACACAAAACAGTATAGCCAGCAGCACTTATCATCTCTTGGAAGACGACGACGACAACGAAAAATCAATTAAAGCAAAATCATCCAATACGTCATGGCTTTCGGCAACAACAGCTTCAATGAATACCGCAAATACAACTTCCGTTTGTGGATTTGTATCAGTGCTATGCGGTAGCATTAATTCTTGGTTTCGTCACTATCGTATCTACAAAACAATTCTATTGATACTATTGTTGTTAGTACTGTTGCCTCTATTCGCCCACAGAAGTCTATTGAAT CCTGACAGTGATGTTCCCCAATTGGATTTGCATAGACAGCGTCCATTGCTGGATGCTTATGAAGATTTTAGTTCCATGCGTGCAAGTGATTTGAAAATGAGAATTGAGGAGCTGTTGAGAATTAAG AGTACAGTCTCCATAGAACTACGAGAATTGGAAGCACGTAGACAAAAATTGCAATCTGATATAGGACAATATaaccaaaaaatcgaagaacTTAAACAAGATTTGATGCGAGAGCAAACGGAACTAGAAAGGCTGAAAATATCTGTGGAACAAGCTCAAGTAGCCCAAAAAGAAGCAGTACAAAGAAACACTCCAGATTTGGCATTGCCAAGGACTTTATTTCCAAATGCCTTACCTCGTAACATGCCTGCCACATCGCTCCAAACTATGGCTTCGTGTGAAATGCACAATTGTTTTGATCATTCAAGATGTAGTCTAACATCGGGTTTTCCCGTTTATCTCTACGATCCCGATGTCTATAGCGTTCTGAAGAGTGGATATGAAATTGATGGATTTCTCAGGACAACCATTAAACAAACACTGGGTTACAATGCCCACATTGTAAGGGATCCAAAACAGGCTTGCATATATTTGGTTTTGATAGGGGAAGCCCTATATGAACATGAATCTCTGAAGAATAACCGTTACGCTGCTCTAGAGGAAGAACAAAAAGAAAGGGGCTCTTCATCCAATGCGGAGAAATATAACGCAATTgatatgaataaattatacaaattaccCTTTTGGGGTGGTGATGGTCGAAATCATGTTCTCTTGAATTTAGCAAGAAGAAATCTAAATTCAAAATCCACAAATGCTTTGTTGAATCAAAACACAATGAGAGCCATAGTTGTACAATCTTCATTCGAAGCCTTACAATTTCGCCAGAATTATGATTTAATAGTGCCACCTATCTTGGGACCTCCAGGTGGAGATGTTTGGCAAGAATGTGCTTCTATGGTCCCAGCAAGACGGGCCTATTTACTTTCGTTCCAAGGTGAATTGAGACCTTTGAATCAACCGCTGCGTTCACCTCACCCTTTAGACGATTTTATATTGGATCATTTGACTGAGATGTCAAAAGGTCCCACGCTTGATAAATTTCTTTTGCAATTCAAATGTATCCCGGCGACAGAACAACAAGATGATAATGCCGTTGTTGATTGGGCTTTGTGTGGTACGGATTCATcacgaaaacaaattttaaaagattcCACATTTGCTTTGATTCTGCCACCCTTGGAGAAGAGAGTTAGTTCCACTCTAATGTTAGCTAGACTTTATGAAGCTCTAAGGTCCGgagctattcctgtcatcttGGGTGCTGACGAAGTTCGTCTACCCTATAGTGAGACAATCGATTGGCGTAGAGTAGCCTTGCTCTTGCCTAAAGCTCGTATTACCGAACTACACTTTCTGCTGAGAGCTATACAGGATGGAGATTTATTGTTAATGCGTCGCCAGGGACGTTTAATGTGGGAACGTTATCTTAGTTCTGTGCAAGCCACCGTTGATACGATTATAGCAAGTTTACGTGATCGATTGGGAGTACCACCCAGACCAGTACCGCCTGTGATAGCACAAAGTGTTTTCAATAATACCTTTATACCACTGAAATCGGATCCTCCAGTGGGTATGGACACGGAACAAGAAGAGTCTTTAGGTCCTATGGAACCACCCTATCCAAGTCCagcatttaaaagaaattatacaattttgagaatgcAATCTAGAGAAGCATGGAATGATTGG GTTGATCCTTTCTATATGTATCCCCAATTACCCTTCGATCCAGTCTTACCatcagaagcaaaattcatgggATCTCATATGGGTTTTCGTCCCATTGGCAAGGGTAGTGGTGGGGCTGGCAAAGAATTCAGCGAAGCCCTGGGTGGCAATTATCCCAGAGAGCAATTCACCATAGTCATTCTAACCTATGAAAGGGAACAAGTATTAATGGATTCCCTTGGTCGTCTCTATGGATTGCCCTACTTACATAAAGTCGTGGTGGTGTGGAATTCTCCAAAACCTCCCTTGGATGATTTACGTTGGCCTGATATTGGTGTACCTGTGGCAGTTGTGAGAGCTCCAAGAAATTCTCTAAACAATCGCTTCCTTCCTTTCGATGTAATCGAAACGGAAGCGGTACTCTCTGTGGATGATGATGCCCATTTAAGGCATGACGAAATTCTCTTTGGATTTCGTGTTTGGCGTGAACATCGTGATCGAGTTGTTGGATTTCCAGGTCGTTTCCATGCCTGGGATTTAAATGATAATCACCATTGGAATTATAATTCCAATTATAGTTGTGAGCTCAGTATGGTTCTAACGGGAGCTGCCTTTATCCATAAATACTACATGTATCTGTATACGTATCAATTGCCTCAGGCCATACGTGACAAAGTCGATGAGTATATGAATTGTGAAGATATAGCCATGAATTTCCTTGTATCTCATATCACAAGAAAACCTCCGGTAAAAGTAACATCACGCTGGACATTCCGTTGTCCTGGCTGTCCAGTTTCATTGAGTGAAGATGATACACATTTCCAGGAACGGCACAAATGTATAAATTTCTTTTCACAA GTTTTTGGATATACGCCTCTACTAAATACACAATATCGAGCAGATTCGATACTCTTTAAGACGCGTATACCACACGATAAACAAAAATGCTTTAAATACATTTAA